One part of the Mycosarcoma maydis chromosome 18, whole genome shotgun sequence genome encodes these proteins:
- a CDS encoding uncharacterized protein (related to MTR2 - mRNA export protein) has product MDATPTQPIQMDKRPDSRRLADFAAKAAETFVSAYYAASDSPQRTNLVPTLYLPNSSIVWNGTPVSGQQELTAMLNSMPGSKHEVQAFDCHALGGAVDGASFTPPSILLTVSGTVSHHTPESSSALNPSTSTAPKSATSSTHGANRNRGNFDPDAPLTSHPRAFSQNFVLVNAATAGAGGIGEGGVAFSSATGKDASITLSAKYVVQADSFRFVG; this is encoded by the exons ATGGACGCCACGCCAACACAGCCAATTCAGATGGACAAGAGACCTGACTCACGTCGATTGGCCGActttgctgccaaagccGCCGAAACTTTCGTCTCTGCTTACTATGCCGCTTCGGATTCACCGCAGCGTACCAACTTGGTGCCAACGCTGTACTTGCccaactcgtcgatcgTATGGAATGGCACGCCTGTAAGCGGGCAGCAGGAGCTGACGGCCATGTTGAATAGTATGCCAGGAAGCAAGCATGAAGTACAGGCTTTCGACTGCCATGCCCTGGGAGGTGCTGTTGATGGAG CATCATTCACACCACCCTCGATACTGCTCACTGTATCAGGCACGGTCTCGCACCACACGCCCGAATCTTCGTCCGCACTGAATCCATCCACGTCTACGGCACCCAAGTCAGCAACATCTTCGACGCATGGTGCAAATCGGAATCGCGGCAACTTTGATCCGGACGCGCCGCTCACTTCGCACCCGCGGGCGTTTTCACAGAACTTTGTATTGGTCAATGCCGCAACTGCGGGTGCGGGTGGCATAGGAGAAGGCGGCGTTGCTTTCAGCAGCGCAACAGGCAAAGATGCTAGTATCACGCTCAGTGCAAAGTATGTAGTGCAAGCGGATAGTTTTCGGTTCGTTGGATAG